One segment of Gemmatimonadota bacterium DNA contains the following:
- a CDS encoding BON domain-containing protein, with translation MRQDFEDLYDLGDLGDGEIAALIRQELEEYPDLDPDRVSLEVQGGFIRLTGRVGTEQELQQIEHVLTDVLGIGSYSNELVVDELVRGEYGEAVAEDVEIEAQTGEPADRTQDTAEHLLENLSAEMYGARDLRQAIEAGEAYNPPDQPMQQGSWSEEDH, from the coding sequence ATGCGGCAGGACTTCGAGGACCTGTACGACCTTGGCGATCTGGGCGACGGCGAAATTGCGGCGCTGATCCGCCAGGAGCTGGAGGAATATCCCGATCTTGACCCGGACCGGGTTTCCCTCGAGGTGCAGGGTGGGTTTATCCGGTTGACGGGCCGGGTCGGCACGGAGCAGGAGCTGCAGCAGATCGAGCATGTGCTGACGGACGTATTGGGCATTGGCTCGTACTCGAACGAGCTGGTGGTCGACGAGCTGGTGCGGGGCGAATACGGCGAGGCGGTGGCGGAGGACGTGGAAATTGAAGCGCAAACGGGGGAGCCGGCGGATCGCACTCAGGACACGGCGGAGCATCTGCTGGAGAACCTGAGTGCGGAGATGTACGGCGCGCGCGACCTGCGCCAGGCGATCGAGGCCGGGGAGGCGTACAACCCCCCGGATCAGCCGATGCAGCAAGGAAGCTGGTCGGAAGAAGACCATTGA
- a CDS encoding substrate-binding domain-containing protein codes for MGGWPGRWHGGLAVLVAGWAAACSGGASRDRSPVVLAATTTVEDSGLLPVLLEAFERAYPAYRIRAVTVGTGQALALARRGDVDVVFSHDPRAESLFVAAGHGAYRREVMRSRFLIAGPASDPAGIRGLEDAAGALQRIAAAGAPFVSRADDSGTNRKELELWRAGGAAGPTGAGNGGRGDWYLEAGAGMAEALDLANQRGAYILTEAATYLTVQARLELVVLVRDDARLLNRYGVTRVRQAAHGAGADALAAWLVSDVAQQLIGRFGADRFGAPLFSPAAVR; via the coding sequence ATGGGGGGCTGGCCGGGGCGTTGGCACGGCGGGCTGGCCGTGCTGGTGGCCGGTTGGGCGGCAGCCTGCAGTGGTGGTGCGTCCAGGGACCGGTCACCGGTGGTGCTGGCCGCCACCACGACGGTGGAGGATTCAGGGCTGCTGCCGGTGCTGCTCGAAGCATTCGAGCGCGCCTACCCGGCGTACCGCATTCGGGCGGTTACAGTGGGAACCGGGCAGGCGCTGGCGCTGGCGCGCAGGGGCGATGTGGACGTGGTGTTCAGCCACGACCCCCGGGCCGAGTCGCTGTTCGTTGCGGCCGGGCACGGCGCATACCGGCGCGAGGTGATGCGCAGTCGTTTCCTGATCGCCGGCCCGGCCTCGGATCCCGCCGGCATCCGGGGGCTCGAGGACGCCGCCGGCGCCTTGCAGCGGATCGCGGCGGCAGGCGCCCCGTTCGTGAGCCGGGCGGATGACTCGGGCACGAACCGCAAGGAACTCGAGTTGTGGCGGGCGGGCGGCGCTGCTGGCCCGACGGGCGCAGGGAACGGCGGGCGCGGCGACTGGTACCTCGAGGCTGGCGCAGGGATGGCAGAGGCGCTGGACCTGGCGAACCAGCGTGGCGCGTACATCCTGACGGAGGCAGCCACGTATCTAACGGTGCAGGCTCGCCTGGAGCTGGTCGTGCTGGTGCGGGATGACGCTCGCCTGCTGAACCGGTACGGCGTGACGCGGGTCAGGCAGGCAGCCCATGGCGCGGGCGCCGATGCCCTGGCGGCCTGGCTGGTGTCGGACGTGGCGCAGCAGTTGATCGGCCGGTTCGGCGCGGATCGTTTCGGCGCGCCC